A portion of the Magnolia sinica isolate HGM2019 chromosome 17, MsV1, whole genome shotgun sequence genome contains these proteins:
- the LOC131231430 gene encoding cysteine--tRNA ligase, chloroplastic/mitochondrial-like isoform X5 yields MADLQCLPPTHEPRVSDHMSQIKDMIVQIIHNGCAYVVDGDVYFSVDKFSGYGRLSGRKLEDNQAGARVAIDPRKKHLADFALWKSAKPGEPSWDSPWGPGRPGWHIECSAMSSHYLSPSFDIHGGGMDLIFPHHENEIAQSCAACSASNVSYWMHNGFVTVNNGKMSKSQGNFLTIREVFKLYHPLALRYFLISTHYQSTVNYSIKQLEEASNKFFDIYQALYKCEMAFSPFREESLKDEITPDIQKCIDKFRTDFQNSMANDLNTHDVVKVLLEDVLKAIKTVLDLLEKKNEQQPWMIQSLIALEKEVKSVLTILGLMSSSTYSEVLSQLKDKALNRAGLTEEQLLQVIEERTSARHMKDYTSSDLVRDVLSSKGGIMLMDLPDGTTTWRPCVLVDRSDLTGVQLLELIEETVRAKKKPKDSNSDQLIDVVASKGILPMDSTENKEA; encoded by the exons ATTATTCATAATGGATGTGCCTATGTCGTTGATGGAGATGTGTACTTTTCCGTCGATAAGTTCTCTGGCTATGGTCGTTTATCTGGACGAAAGTTGGAAGATAATCAAGCAGGCGCACGGGTGGCCATTGATCCTAGGAAGAAGCACCTTGCTGATTTTGCATTATGGAAA TCTGCAAAGCCTGGTGAGCCAAGCTGGGATAGCCCTTGGGGTCCTGGAAGACCAGGATGGCATATTGAATGCAGTGCCATGAGTTCGCATTATTTAAGTCCGTCCTTTGACATTCATGGAGGAGGAATGGATTTAATCTTTCCTCATCATGAGAATGAGATTGCCCAGAGTTGTGCTGCATGTTCAGCGAGCAATGTGAGCTATTGGATGCACAATGGTTTTGTTACTGTCAACAATGGAAAAATGTCCAAGTCACAAGGGAATTTTCTCACAATTCGTGAG GTGTTCAAGCTGTACCATCCATTGGCCTTGAGATATTTCTTGATCAGCACGCACTACCAGTCTACAGTCAATTACTCGATCAAACAACTTGAAGAGGCATCAAACAAATTTTTTGACATTTATCAG GCATTATATAAATGTGAAATGGCCTTTTCTCCATTTCGAGAAGAGAGTCTCAAGGATGAAATCACGCCTGATATCCAAAAGTGCATTGACAAGTTTCGCACTGATTTCCAGAATTCAATGGCAAATGACTTGAATACTCACGATGTGGTGAAAGTCCTATTGGAAGATGTCCTGAAGGCCATTAAAACTGTTCTAGACTTGTTAGAG AAGAAGAACGAGCAACAGCCATGGATGATTCAGTCTCTTATTGCATTGGAGAAAGAAGTGAAATCTGTTCTTACCATTTTGGGGCTGATGTCATCTTCAACTTATTCTGAG GTTCTAAGTCAGTTGAAAGATAAGGCATTGAACAGAGCTGGTTTGACAGAGGAGCAATTGCTGCAGGTGATTGAGGAAAGGACTTCAGCTAGACATATGAAAGACTACACATCAAGTGACTTGGTTAGGGATGTTCTCTCTAGTAAAGGAGGTATTATGCTGATGGATTTACCCGATGGAACTACAACATGGAGACCATGTGTGCTAGTGGATCGATCTGATTTAACAGGGGTTCAATTGCTGGAGCTGATTGAGGAAACTGTAAGAGCGAAAAAGAAGCCCAAAGATTCAAACTCCGACCAGCTTATTGATGTGGTTGCTAGTAAAGGTATCCTTCCTATGGATTCAACTGAGAATAAAGAAGCATGA